One Pantoea trifolii DNA segment encodes these proteins:
- a CDS encoding YjbH domain-containing protein encodes MKKQLLLSLLAASVSAACQVHAETWPEPVGPSQSDFGGVGLMQTPTARMAKEGEFSVNFRDNDQYRYYSASLQLFPWLETTVRYTDVRTRRYSAVEGFSGNQSYKDKAFDVKLRLWQESYWLPEVAVGSRDLGGTGLFDSEYLVASKAWGPFDFSLGIGWGYLGNSGTLKNPFCSYSDSYCSRSGGGETGTINGSQMFHGPAALFGGVEYQTPWQPLRLKLEYEGNDYQDDFAGRLEQRSKVNVGAIYRITDWADINASYERGNTFMFGFTLRTNFNDLHQSHIDSQKPAYNPQPQGDLLQPTVVANQLTDLKYNAGLNGPHIQTKGSTLYVSGEQTKYRDTREGVDRANRIIMNNLPAGIDTIDVTESRFNMPQVSTRTNVASLHNELTGYPLGHEQPLQQTREDPVDPGTTEQGFFIRKDRLNYSLSPVLNQSVGGPESFYMYQVGVMANADYWLTDHLLVGGSLFGNIANNYDKFNYNGAPADSTLPRVRTHIRDYVENNVYVNDLQANYMHALGNGFYGQVYGGYLETMYGGVGGEVLYRPIDSNWAFGVDANYVKQRDWDNMMQFTDYKAPTGNLTAYWRPWFMQDVLVKASVGQYLAKDKGVTLDVSKRFDSGVMVGFYATKTNVSAEQYGEGTFTKGFYISVPMDLFTVTPTRGRAQVNWVPLTRDGGQMLGRKYQLYDLTSDRDARFN; translated from the coding sequence ATGAAAAAACAATTACTTCTCAGCCTGTTGGCTGCTTCTGTTTCCGCCGCTTGCCAGGTGCATGCGGAAACCTGGCCTGAACCGGTCGGTCCTTCGCAATCAGATTTTGGTGGCGTCGGCCTGATGCAGACGCCGACCGCGCGGATGGCGAAAGAGGGCGAGTTTAGCGTCAACTTCCGCGATAACGATCAATATCGCTACTATTCCGCCTCACTGCAGCTGTTCCCGTGGCTGGAAACCACCGTGCGTTATACCGATGTGCGTACCCGCCGTTACAGCGCGGTGGAAGGCTTTAGCGGCAACCAAAGCTATAAAGATAAAGCCTTCGATGTGAAGCTACGTTTATGGCAGGAGAGCTATTGGTTGCCGGAAGTGGCGGTTGGCTCGCGCGACTTAGGCGGCACCGGCTTGTTCGACAGCGAATATTTGGTGGCCAGCAAAGCGTGGGGGCCATTCGATTTCAGTCTCGGTATTGGCTGGGGTTATCTCGGCAACAGCGGCACCCTTAAAAATCCATTTTGCTCCTACAGCGACAGCTATTGCAGCCGCAGTGGCGGCGGCGAAACCGGCACCATCAACGGTTCACAGATGTTCCACGGCCCGGCAGCGCTGTTTGGCGGCGTGGAATACCAAACGCCGTGGCAGCCGTTGCGCCTCAAGCTGGAGTACGAAGGTAACGATTATCAGGATGATTTCGCCGGTCGCCTGGAGCAACGTAGCAAGGTTAACGTCGGTGCGATTTATCGCATCACCGACTGGGCGGACATCAACGCCAGCTACGAGCGCGGCAACACCTTTATGTTCGGCTTTACTCTGCGCACCAACTTCAACGATCTGCATCAGTCGCACATTGATAGCCAGAAGCCAGCCTACAACCCGCAGCCGCAGGGCGACCTGTTGCAGCCAACGGTGGTGGCGAACCAGTTGACCGATCTGAAGTACAACGCGGGACTGAATGGCCCACATATTCAGACCAAAGGCAGCACGCTGTATGTCTCTGGCGAGCAGACCAAATATCGCGACACGCGCGAAGGTGTCGATCGCGCCAATCGCATCATCATGAACAACCTGCCGGCTGGCATCGATACCATCGACGTCACCGAGTCGCGCTTTAATATGCCGCAGGTCAGCACGCGCACCAACGTTGCCAGCCTGCACAACGAGCTGACGGGTTATCCGCTGGGCCATGAACAGCCGCTGCAGCAGACGCGTGAAGATCCGGTGGATCCCGGCACCACCGAGCAAGGTTTCTTTATCCGCAAAGATCGCCTGAACTACAGCCTGTCGCCAGTGCTCAATCAGTCGGTTGGTGGACCAGAAAGCTTCTACATGTATCAGGTTGGCGTAATGGCCAATGCCGATTACTGGCTTACCGATCACCTGTTGGTCGGCGGCAGTCTGTTTGGCAACATCGCCAATAACTACGACAAGTTCAACTACAACGGCGCTCCAGCGGATTCCACACTGCCGCGCGTGCGCACGCACATTCGTGATTACGTTGAGAACAACGTTTACGTTAACGACCTGCAAGCCAACTACATGCATGCGCTGGGCAACGGTTTCTACGGCCAGGTTTACGGCGGTTATCTGGAAACCATGTACGGCGGCGTCGGCGGCGAAGTGCTGTATCGTCCGATTGATAGCAACTGGGCATTCGGTGTTGATGCCAACTACGTGAAGCAGCGTGATTGGGACAACATGATGCAGTTCACCGATTACAAAGCGCCAACCGGAAATCTGACGGCGTATTGGCGTCCATGGTTTATGCAGGATGTGTTGGTGAAAGCCAGCGTTGGGCAGTATCTGGCGAAGGATAAAGGCGTGACGCTGGATGTGTCTAAGCGCTTTGACAGCGGCGTGATGGTTGGTTTCTATGCCACTAAAACCAACGTCTCCGCCGAACAGTATGGCGAAGGCACCTTCACCAAAGGCTTCTACATTTCGGTGCCAATGGACCTGTTTACCGTGACGCCAACGCGCGGCCGTGCGCAGGTGAACTGGGTGCCGTTGACGCGTGATGGCGGGCAGATGCTGGGCCGTAAATATCAGCTATATGACCTGACGTCAGATCGGGATGCGCGGTTTAATTAA
- the panS gene encoding ketopantoate/pantoate/pantothenate transporter PanS, translated as MLGKLTRLFPLWAVLLSVAAYYSPTTFLGIGPWVTYLLMLIMFGMGVTLNIDDFKRVLVRPAPVIAGTFLHYLVMPLAAWGLAKLFQMPPDLAAGMILVGSVASGTASNVMIYLAKGDVALSVTISSVSALVGVFATPLLTRFYVDTHIQVDVVGMLLSIVKIVVIPISLGLIIHHSMNSVVRRVEPYLPAFSMVCILLIISAVVAGSQGFIGSVGLMVIVAVILHNAIGLLGGYWGGKLFGFDESTCRTLALEVGMQNSGLAATLGKLYFSPLAALPGALFSVWHNLSGSLLAGYWSGKPIDKKQK; from the coding sequence ATGCTCGGCAAACTTACCCGCCTGTTCCCGCTCTGGGCCGTGCTGCTCTCGGTCGCTGCTTATTATTCTCCCACCACCTTTCTCGGCATTGGGCCGTGGGTGACTTACCTGCTGATGCTGATTATGTTCGGCATGGGCGTGACGCTAAATATCGATGATTTCAAACGCGTGCTGGTGCGTCCGGCGCCGGTGATCGCCGGTACTTTCCTGCATTATCTGGTGATGCCGCTGGCCGCGTGGGGTCTGGCAAAGCTATTCCAGATGCCACCTGATCTGGCAGCAGGGATGATTCTGGTCGGCAGCGTGGCTAGCGGTACCGCTTCTAACGTGATGATTTATCTGGCGAAGGGCGATGTGGCGCTGTCGGTGACCATCTCATCCGTCTCGGCGCTGGTGGGTGTTTTCGCCACGCCGCTGCTGACACGCTTCTACGTTGATACGCACATTCAGGTGGATGTGGTGGGCATGCTGCTCAGCATCGTGAAAATCGTGGTGATTCCGATTAGCCTCGGCCTGATTATCCATCACTCCATGAACAGCGTGGTGCGCCGCGTTGAGCCGTATCTGCCGGCGTTTTCGATGGTGTGTATTCTGCTGATCATCAGTGCGGTGGTGGCAGGCAGCCAGGGCTTTATCGGTTCCGTCGGCTTGATGGTGATTGTGGCGGTGATCCTGCACAACGCGATTGGTCTGCTGGGCGGTTATTGGGGTGGCAAGCTGTTTGGCTTCGATGAATCCACCTGCCGCACACTGGCGCTGGAAGTCGGCATGCAGAACTCAGGTCTGGCGGCGACGCTGGGCAAACTCTACTTCTCGCCGTTAGCTGCACTGCCGGGCGCGCTGTTCTCGGTGTGGCACAACCTGTCAGGTTCGCTGCTGGCCGGTTACTGGTCGGGTAAACCGATCGATAAGAAGCAGAAGTAA
- the pgi gene encoding glucose-6-phosphate isomerase — MKNINPTQTAAWKALQQHFEQMKSVQIADLFAQDADRFAKFSATFDDQMLVDFSKNRITEETLEKLQALAKETDLAGAIKSMFSGEKINRTEERAVLHVALRNRSNTPIVVDGKDVMPEVNAVLAKMKGFSERIISGDWKGYTGKAITDVVNIGIGGSDLGPFMVTEALRPYKNHLNMHFVSNVDSTHIAETLKDLSPETTLFLVASKTFTTQETMTNAHSARDWFLKTAGDQQHVAKHFAALSTNGKAVGEFGIDTDNMFEFWDWVGGRYSLWSAIGLSIILSIGFENFEQLLSGAHAMDKHFANTPAEQNLPVLLALIGIWYNNFFGAETEAILPYDQYMHRFAAYFQQGNMESNGKYVDREGNPVDYQTGPIIWGEPGTNGQHAFYQLIHQGTKLIPCDFIAPALSHNVLTDHHPKLLSNFFAQTEALAFGKSRDVVEKEFTDAGKSAESVAHIVPFKVFEGNRPTNSILLREITPFSLGSLIALYEHKIFTQGAILNIFTFDQWGVELGKQLANRILPELENDAEISSHDSSTNGLINRYKSWR; from the coding sequence ATGAAAAATATCAATCCGACACAAACCGCTGCCTGGAAAGCGCTGCAGCAGCATTTTGAACAGATGAAATCGGTGCAAATCGCCGACCTGTTTGCGCAAGATGCCGATCGTTTTGCGAAATTCTCTGCCACTTTCGATGACCAGATGCTGGTGGATTTCTCCAAAAACCGCATCACCGAGGAAACCCTCGAAAAATTACAGGCGCTGGCTAAAGAGACCGATCTGGCAGGCGCCATCAAATCGATGTTCTCTGGCGAGAAGATCAACCGCACCGAAGAGCGCGCGGTACTGCACGTTGCGCTGCGTAACCGCAGCAACACGCCAATTGTGGTGGACGGCAAAGATGTGATGCCGGAAGTCAACGCGGTGCTGGCGAAGATGAAAGGCTTCTCCGAGCGCATCATCAGCGGTGACTGGAAAGGCTATACCGGTAAAGCCATCACCGACGTGGTGAACATCGGTATTGGCGGTTCAGATCTCGGCCCGTTCATGGTGACCGAAGCGCTGCGTCCGTACAAAAACCACCTCAACATGCACTTCGTTTCTAACGTCGATAGCACGCACATCGCCGAAACGCTGAAAGATCTCAGCCCGGAAACCACGCTGTTCCTGGTGGCATCAAAAACCTTCACCACCCAAGAGACCATGACCAACGCCCACAGCGCGCGTGACTGGTTCCTGAAAACCGCCGGCGATCAGCAGCACGTGGCGAAGCACTTCGCTGCGCTGTCGACCAACGGTAAAGCGGTGGGTGAGTTCGGTATCGATACCGACAACATGTTCGAGTTCTGGGATTGGGTTGGCGGCCGCTATTCACTGTGGTCAGCGATCGGTTTGTCGATCATTCTCTCCATCGGCTTTGAGAACTTTGAGCAGCTGCTAAGCGGTGCGCACGCGATGGATAAGCACTTCGCTAACACGCCTGCCGAGCAGAACCTGCCGGTGCTGCTGGCGCTGATCGGTATCTGGTACAACAACTTCTTCGGTGCTGAAACCGAAGCGATTCTGCCGTACGACCAGTACATGCATCGCTTTGCTGCTTACTTCCAGCAAGGCAACATGGAATCCAACGGTAAATACGTTGACCGTGAAGGCAATCCAGTGGATTACCAGACTGGCCCAATCATCTGGGGCGAGCCAGGCACCAACGGCCAGCACGCGTTCTACCAGTTGATTCATCAGGGCACCAAACTGATTCCATGCGACTTCATCGCACCGGCGCTGAGCCACAACGTGCTGACCGATCACCATCCGAAGCTGCTGTCGAACTTCTTCGCGCAGACCGAAGCGCTGGCGTTTGGTAAGTCACGCGACGTGGTAGAGAAAGAGTTTACCGATGCCGGTAAATCTGCCGAATCTGTCGCGCACATCGTGCCGTTCAAGGTGTTTGAGGGTAACCGTCCAACCAACTCCATCCTGCTGCGTGAAATCACCCCATTCAGCCTCGGTTCACTGATTGCGCTGTATGAGCACAAGATCTTCACGCAGGGCGCGATTCTCAACATCTTCACCTTTGACCAATGGGGCGTTGAGTTGGGTAAACAGCTGGCAAACCGTATTCTGCCAGAGCTGGAAAATGACGCTGAAATTAGCAGCCACGATAGCTCCACCAATGGCTTAATTAATCGCTATAAATCCTGGCGTTAA
- the lysC gene encoding lysine-sensitive aspartokinase 3 — MSQTLIVAKFGGTSVADFDAMNRSADVVLSDANTRLVVLSASAGVTNLLVALAEGQEQAQRAYLLDEIRRIQYAIIDRLQSPEVIRDEIDRMLENITMLSEATSLATSHALTDELVSHGELMSTLLFVEILRERQVNSEWFDVRKVMRTSDRFGRAEPEVATLKELAATQLQPRIAEALVVTQGFIGSEIKGRTTTLGRGGSDYTAALLGEALQAARIDIWTDVAGIYTTDPRVVSTAKRIEEITFEEAAEMAIFGAKVLHPATLLPAVRSDIPVFVGSSKDPAAGGTRVCNETKNPPLFRALALRRKQTLVTLHSLNMLHAHGFLAEVFNILARHSISVDLVTTSEVSVALTLDSTGSTTTGDSLLTQALLTELSSLCRVEVEENLALVAIIGNNLSKACGVGKEVFGALEPFNLRMICYGASSYNLCFLVPTPDAEEVVRALHKNLFGS; from the coding sequence ATGTCCCAAACTCTTATCGTGGCTAAATTTGGCGGCACCAGCGTTGCCGATTTTGATGCTATGAACCGCAGTGCAGATGTTGTGCTGTCGGATGCCAATACGCGTTTAGTGGTGCTCTCAGCCTCCGCTGGCGTCACCAATCTGCTGGTTGCCCTTGCTGAAGGTCAGGAACAAGCGCAGCGCGCTTACCTGCTGGATGAAATCCGCCGCATTCAATACGCCATCATCGATCGTTTGCAATCGCCGGAGGTGATCCGCGATGAGATTGATCGCATGCTGGAAAACATCACCATGCTGTCTGAAGCCACTTCGCTGGCGACCTCACATGCGCTGACCGATGAGCTGGTGAGCCACGGTGAGTTGATGTCGACGCTGCTGTTCGTGGAGATTCTGCGTGAGCGTCAGGTCAACAGTGAATGGTTTGACGTGCGTAAAGTGATGCGCACCAGCGATCGTTTTGGTCGCGCAGAACCGGAAGTGGCGACGCTGAAAGAGCTGGCCGCAACACAACTGCAGCCGCGCATTGCGGAAGCGCTAGTGGTAACGCAGGGCTTTATCGGTAGTGAAATCAAAGGCCGCACTACCACGCTCGGTCGTGGCGGCAGCGATTATACCGCTGCGCTGCTGGGCGAAGCGCTGCAGGCCGCACGTATTGATATCTGGACTGATGTGGCCGGTATCTACACCACCGATCCACGCGTGGTGTCCACCGCTAAACGCATCGAAGAAATTACCTTCGAAGAAGCAGCGGAAATGGCGATCTTTGGTGCCAAAGTGCTGCATCCAGCAACGTTGCTGCCCGCCGTACGCAGCGATATCCCGGTATTTGTCGGTTCGAGCAAAGATCCGGCCGCAGGCGGTACGCGCGTCTGCAACGAAACCAAAAATCCACCGCTGTTCCGTGCGCTGGCGCTGCGTCGCAAGCAGACGTTGGTAACGCTGCACAGCCTGAACATGCTGCATGCACACGGCTTCCTTGCCGAGGTATTTAACATCCTGGCGCGCCACAGTATCTCTGTCGATCTGGTGACCACCTCCGAAGTGAGCGTGGCGCTGACGCTGGACAGCACCGGTTCAACCACCACCGGCGACAGCTTGCTGACCCAGGCGCTGTTGACCGAACTCTCTTCGCTGTGCCGTGTGGAAGTGGAAGAGAATCTGGCGCTGGTGGCGATCATCGGCAACAACCTGTCAAAAGCCTGTGGCGTGGGTAAAGAAGTATTCGGCGCACTTGAGCCGTTTAACCTGCGTATGATTTGTTACGGTGCCAGCAGTTATAACCTTTGCTTCCTGGTTCCAACGCCAGATGCGGAAGAAGTGGTACGCGCGCTGCATAAGAATCTTTTTGGTTCTTAA
- a CDS encoding capsule biosynthesis GfcC family protein, which produces MKKITPMLAALTLLTAGHALAAAQVTVHDVQGKNTLQINDAQNLSQLLTHPELRSWWPGTVIAERGATSLAQQQQEQLLADLRTWQADSGESLAATIGSVIHQLGAMQVTGRQFTSLDPDAVRLRPQDNRTLQGSYDLYALAPPTQVLVLGALSNPGKESWQPGREVRDYLDGHDRLSGAERSYATVIAPSGSTQQVPVAYWNHRHIEVEPGSIIWLGFTSWSLPWGQSDLNARMLSVLTHRIPD; this is translated from the coding sequence ATGAAAAAAATAACTCCAATGCTGGCAGCGTTAACGCTGCTCACGGCTGGCCACGCGCTGGCGGCGGCGCAAGTCACCGTGCACGATGTGCAGGGAAAAAACACTCTGCAAATCAACGATGCGCAGAATCTCAGTCAGTTACTTACCCACCCTGAACTGCGCAGTTGGTGGCCAGGCACGGTGATTGCCGAGCGCGGCGCAACTTCCCTAGCACAGCAACAGCAGGAACAGCTGCTGGCCGATCTGCGCACATGGCAAGCCGACAGCGGCGAGTCTCTGGCCGCAACTATCGGCTCGGTTATCCACCAGCTTGGCGCGATGCAGGTAACGGGCCGCCAGTTCACCTCGCTCGATCCCGACGCCGTGCGCCTGCGTCCACAGGATAACCGCACGCTGCAAGGCAGCTATGATCTCTACGCGCTGGCGCCGCCGACGCAGGTGTTGGTACTGGGGGCGTTGAGCAATCCGGGTAAAGAGAGCTGGCAGCCGGGCCGTGAAGTGCGTGATTACCTCGACGGCCACGATCGCCTTTCCGGCGCGGAACGTAGCTATGCCACGGTGATTGCACCGTCCGGCAGCACTCAGCAAGTGCCGGTCGCGTACTGGAATCATCGCCATATCGAAGTGGAACCCGGCAGCATCATCTGGCTCGGTTTCACCTCATGGAGCTTGCCATGGGGCCAAAGCGATTTAAATGCGCGCATGCTTTCCGTTCTGACTCACCGGATACCAGACTGA
- the yjbE gene encoding exopolysaccharide production protein YjbE, whose product MKKLMVAGAALLYVAVSSAAIAAPEEAGAAAGAQAGAISTGASTAVGIGALGALVGLGIAASGGGDGANTGTTTTTTTSTTR is encoded by the coding sequence ATGAAAAAACTGATGGTTGCCGGTGCAGCCTTACTTTACGTTGCCGTTTCTTCCGCTGCGATTGCCGCGCCGGAAGAAGCTGGTGCTGCAGCAGGCGCACAGGCGGGAGCAATCTCAACTGGCGCGTCAACCGCTGTGGGTATCGGCGCGCTCGGTGCGTTAGTGGGTCTCGGCATTGCTGCTTCTGGCGGCGGTGACGGTGCAAATACCGGTACAACAACAACCACCACAACGAGCACCACTCGTTGA
- a CDS encoding YhgN family NAAT transporter — MTEMISATILLLLIMDPLGNLPIFMSVLKHLEPKRRRVVLMREMVIALILMLLFLFAGERILAFLNLRTETVSISGGIILFLIAIRMIFPSEESSSSGLPAGEEPFLVPLAIPLVAGPSLLATLMLLSHQYPNQMTHLVGALLIAWGVTVVILLMSGLFLRLLGDKGVNALERLMGLILIMLATQMFLDGIRTYLKL, encoded by the coding sequence ATGACTGAAATGATATCCGCGACCATATTGCTGTTGTTGATTATGGACCCGCTGGGCAACCTGCCGATTTTCATGTCGGTACTGAAGCATCTGGAACCCAAACGCCGCCGCGTGGTGCTGATGCGCGAAATGGTGATCGCGCTGATTCTGATGCTGCTGTTTTTATTCGCCGGTGAACGCATTCTGGCGTTTCTTAATTTGCGCACCGAAACCGTGTCGATCTCCGGCGGCATCATTCTGTTCCTGATCGCCATTCGCATGATATTCCCTTCCGAGGAGAGCAGCTCCAGCGGCTTACCGGCCGGTGAAGAGCCGTTCCTCGTGCCGCTGGCGATCCCGCTGGTGGCCGGTCCGTCGCTGCTGGCGACGCTGATGCTGTTGTCGCATCAATATCCTAATCAAATGACGCATCTGGTCGGTGCGCTGCTGATCGCGTGGGGCGTGACGGTGGTGATTTTGCTGATGTCAGGGCTGTTTTTACGCCTGCTGGGCGACAAAGGCGTTAACGCGCTGGAGCGCCTGATGGGATTGATTTTGATTATGCTGGCGACGCAGATGTTTCTGGATGGGATTCGCACCTATCTGAAGTTGTAA
- the asd gene encoding aspartate-semialdehyde dehydrogenase, whose translation MKNVGFIGWRGMVGSVLMSRMSEERDFDVINPVFFSTSQLGQAAPTFGGKSTGALQDAFDIEALKALDIIITCQGGDYTSEVYPKLRESGWQGYWIDAASTLRMKDDAIIILDPVNHNVIRQGLDNGIKTFVGGNCTVSLMLMSLGGLFANDLVEWASVATYQAASGGGARHMRELLTQMGMLHDHVAKSLQDPASAILDIERSVTDFTRSGTLPTDNFGVPLAGSLIPWIDKQLDNGQSREEWKGQAETNKILLTSNVIPVDGLCVRVGALRCHSQAFTLKLKKDLPLSEIEQLLASHNEWVKVVPNDREITMRELTPAAVTGTLTTPVGRLRKLNMGPEYLSAFTVGDQLLWGAAEPLRRMLRLLID comes from the coding sequence ATGAAGAATGTAGGTTTTATTGGTTGGCGTGGCATGGTCGGCTCAGTGCTGATGTCACGCATGAGCGAAGAACGCGATTTTGATGTCATCAATCCGGTCTTCTTCTCCACGTCACAGCTTGGTCAGGCGGCACCAACATTCGGCGGTAAGTCGACCGGTGCGCTGCAGGATGCTTTTGATATCGAGGCGCTGAAGGCGCTGGATATTATTATCACCTGCCAGGGCGGCGATTACACCAGTGAAGTCTATCCGAAGCTGCGCGAAAGCGGCTGGCAGGGTTACTGGATTGATGCGGCTTCCACGCTGCGCATGAAAGATGACGCCATCATCATTCTCGATCCGGTTAACCATAATGTGATTCGTCAGGGCCTCGACAACGGCATCAAAACCTTTGTTGGCGGTAACTGCACCGTCAGCCTGATGCTGATGTCACTGGGCGGTCTGTTTGCGAACGATCTGGTTGAGTGGGCGTCGGTTGCTACGTATCAGGCGGCATCGGGCGGCGGCGCGCGTCATATGCGTGAACTGCTGACGCAGATGGGCATGCTGCACGATCACGTGGCGAAATCCCTGCAGGATCCGGCGTCGGCGATTCTGGATATCGAACGCAGCGTGACCGATTTCACTCGCTCTGGCACCTTGCCAACCGACAACTTCGGCGTACCGCTGGCAGGCAGCCTGATTCCGTGGATCGACAAGCAGCTGGATAACGGCCAAAGCCGCGAAGAGTGGAAAGGCCAGGCGGAAACCAACAAAATTCTGCTCACCAGCAATGTGATTCCGGTTGATGGCCTGTGCGTACGCGTTGGCGCGCTGCGCTGCCACAGCCAGGCATTCACTCTGAAGCTGAAAAAAGACCTGCCGCTGAGCGAAATCGAACAGCTGCTGGCTTCACATAACGAGTGGGTGAAAGTGGTGCCAAACGATCGCGAAATCACCATGCGCGAACTGACACCCGCCGCCGTCACCGGTACCCTGACCACGCCAGTGGGTCGCCTGCGCAAACTGAACATGGGACCGGAATACCTTTCCGCCTTCACCGTAGGCGATCAGTTACTGTGGGGCGCGGCTGAACCGCTGCGTCGCATGCTGCGTCTGCTGATCGACTAA
- a CDS encoding YjbF family lipoprotein: MRRLSLLLLCLLLQACTQTQKGLEQTVMLAVNGPDDVTVTDEQVANLPYASLYARINQGPRIFVVLGYNENGQQKWITQDKAMLVMQHGRLIKTLGLPSNLTDVSNLAQDPLADALHLQNGTSWTRVVQWREQDKVRAATAVSRFDRGDDTVLDIAGDRVPCRVWHETVRMESVGAEWQNTFWIDNRDGTVLQANQMLAADAFPVETTILKPAKS; encoded by the coding sequence GTGCGCCGACTCTCTTTGCTACTTCTTTGCCTGTTGTTGCAGGCCTGCACACAAACGCAAAAAGGCCTCGAACAAACCGTGATGCTGGCCGTGAACGGCCCGGATGATGTCACGGTCACCGACGAACAGGTTGCTAACCTGCCCTACGCCAGCCTCTATGCCCGCATCAATCAAGGTCCGCGCATTTTCGTGGTGCTCGGTTACAACGAAAACGGCCAACAGAAGTGGATCACCCAGGATAAAGCGATGCTGGTGATGCAGCATGGCCGCCTGATCAAAACCCTGGGTTTACCGAGCAATCTCACTGACGTCAGTAACCTGGCGCAGGATCCGCTCGCCGATGCGCTGCATCTGCAAAACGGTACCAGCTGGACGCGCGTGGTGCAGTGGCGCGAGCAAGACAAAGTGCGTGCCGCCACCGCCGTCTCACGTTTCGATCGCGGTGACGATACGGTGCTGGATATCGCCGGTGATCGCGTGCCGTGCCGCGTCTGGCATGAAACCGTGCGCATGGAGAGCGTGGGCGCGGAGTGGCAGAACACCTTCTGGATTGATAACCGCGATGGCACGGTGCTGCAGGCCAATCAGATGCTGGCCGCCGATGCCTTCCCAGTTGAAACCACTATTCTGAAGCCGGCGAAATCATGA